ATCCCGTGGAGATCGGCCAGCTCTAGGTACCTCTGCCACAGCTTCCTGCAGGAGCCGATGGTGAACAGAGCGACGGGGTCACCGACCACGGCCACCAGACACTTGGCACGCGTCATGGCCGTGTTCAGCAGTCTGGGATTGGTGAGGAACCCGTAGTCCTTCACGTTCCTCTCGGCCGAGTATCGGCAGCAATGTCTGGTGCGCACCGTGCTGATGAACACGGCTGTGAACTGCTTCCCCTGCACGTTCAACACCCTCTCCACGGACACGTCCGTCATCCCGCGTTCCCTCAACTCGGCTCGAATCCTCTGAACCTGCTCCGCGTAATAGACGAGAACCCCGATCGATTTCTCGTCGTACGAGCCCCAACGGTCCACCGGCCAGCTGTTCCTCAGCTCCTGGACGCGGTTCACCAACTCGTACACCTCGCTCATGTTCGCGTAGCCTGTCGAGTGGATGTCCTGgtagagagagggggagagagagaaaaaagaaacaaagttgaaagttgaatgaaaaaaagaaaaggcgtTTACATTTACCTAAGGATAAGGTGTGCAAGGGTGTCGGTCGAGAGGGTGGAGCAGGAGATTGCAATTGTTGGAATTGTGGGAAGGAGCGTTTAAGGGGTTCTGTTATTCTATTATCATCCCGTTGATCGCTGTCGACGGAGACGTACCTGTACTTCCACACCCTGGACGGCGTAAAACGTCAAAGGTTTCAAGACGGGGTGTTGTATCAACATGTCGTTGGCCGGCTTCACCACCCCCTCGTAAAACATTTCCGAGGTGAATCTGATAATGTCCTCGTGCGCCCGATAATTCTGGTGCAGGTGAATCCTGCACGGGTGGGTTTGCGGATACATGCCGTAGATCCTCTCCAGCAGGCTTATGCCCAGGCCACGCTCGCTGGCCAGATCGCTGTATATCTCGGGTGCCAGTTGCATCTGGTCACCGGCCAGGACAAGGCGAGTCTGAGGAGTGACGAGGGACAACGGTATAAGAACCTCGCACTCCAACGCCTGGGCAGCCTCGTCGATCACTATATGAGTGAAGGACAGGTTCAAGCTGGTCAGGCAGCTGGACGTGGCCAAGGTGGTCACGATCAGGCCGCAGTCTCTCAGATCTTCGTCGGTCGGGTTCCGGAAGGTGCCGTTCTTTTTCATCAGACTGTACTCCTGGACCACTGGATGCACCTGAAACGGTGGAATGAGAACAGAGGGAACTACATCTCCGATCGATTAGATAAATTCGTTTCGCCGGGCAGACGTACCGTATTCTTGGCTCTACCTTTGTAGTAAATTCTAACCGGCTTCAATCGGggaattttctcgaatttataCCAAACGTCGAAAAACTCTTTCACGTATAGGTCGGCCGCGCTGTTGCTGTGCGTGCAGAGCAAGATCTTGTACTCGGAGCTCTTGGTGAGCAAGTAGCGGAGCGCTTGGGCTATGGTGAACGTTTTCCCCGTGCCGAACGGTCCCAACAGCAAGACCGGTGGCATGGAAATTTTATCGGGGGCCGTGATCGCGGCCAAAGCTTTCTTCTGCTCAACGTTGAGCAAGGAGAATCTGAAATTGACCGCGTCCCTTCCTAACAGATCCAAAAAGTTGATTTCTTTCATATCCATGTGGGCCTTGTTCAAAAATACTAATCCTATATCGGGCAAACTATCCACGGTCTTGTGCCATTCGCAGAAAGGTAGccgattcaataaaaattgcacTTGCACCTGGAGATCTGTATTGGCCACCAAATTTAACGTGTGCACGCACTCTTTCGACAATCTAACGTACACGGTCTGTGTACACTTGTCCTCTATGT
This DNA window, taken from Apis cerana isolate GH-2021 linkage group LG5, AcerK_1.0, whole genome shotgun sequence, encodes the following:
- the LOC107997002 gene encoding probable helicase with zinc finger domain; amino-acid sequence: MVDHSYRMNGEVNTPLSSGFAEKVHHDWVKSENPETIMTCKQTDDVLIFPNKNLCCRSTSNNVIFSWDFQILANGKQLQRVVLTLDQNRRNFAIRSVLHNNVSIGITNGQEWYNSELNESNASGKSTKKMHYFVKICFVANRYGTYRQNVIFYFGDYPVILQRICMDCLPTEDFTRIHEATNYQFSQNPKTWNNETSQICWFESPFVSAKDPKEDKLSVIYPYPDRSNFILTQESLTDNCLTPENYRGRLHELITVEELARHEQIARYNETSYMRLLSHYVLTSAGDGSTIAKYAPPGELFAQLPLSRSISEDTKSGRLFLRGCNKVLFKNLSRATNMIFEAHIEDKCTQTVYVRLSKECVHTLNLVANTDLQVQVQFLLNRLPFCEWHKTVDSLPDIGLVFLNKAHMDMKEINFLDLLGRDAVNFRFSLLNVEQKKALAAITAPDKISMPPVLLLGPFGTGKTFTIAQALRYLLTKSSEYKILLCTHSNSAADLYVKEFFDVWYKFEKIPRLKPVRIYYKGRAKNTVHPVVQEYSLMKKNGTFRNPTDEDLRDCGLIVTTLATSSCLTSLNLSFTHIVIDEAAQALECEVLIPLSLVTPQTRLVLAGDQMQLAPEIYSDLASERGLGISLLERIYGMYPQTHPCRIHLHQNYRAHEDIIRFTSEMFYEGVVKPANDMLIQHPVLKPLTFYAVQGVEVQDIHSTGYANMSEVYELVNRVQELRNSWPVDRWGSYDEKSIGVLVYYAEQVQRIRAELRERGMTDVSVERVLNVQGKQFTAVFISTVRTRHCCRYSAERNVKDYGFLTNPRLLNTAMTRAKCLVAVVGDPVALFTIGSCRKLWQRYLELADLHGIDRDTLKHHLSLVPELPLIAPLNPLAREFVPRSNFCMVVEYVPVPMMYPVFHCPYFS